The following proteins come from a genomic window of Pseudomonas putida:
- a CDS encoding YciI family protein — protein sequence MKYLCLVYCDEGLLHSLPDSPEDAECMAYAESLQRCGRMLAAEALKPVQTATTVRMRGGRMSLTDGPFAETKEQLAGFYLVDARDLNEALNIAKGIPAARVGSVEVRPVRELQP from the coding sequence ATGAAATACCTGTGCCTGGTCTATTGTGACGAGGGGCTGCTGCACAGCCTGCCCGACAGCCCCGAAGACGCCGAATGCATGGCTTACGCCGAGTCGCTGCAGCGCTGTGGGCGCATGCTCGCGGCCGAGGCGCTGAAACCGGTGCAGACCGCCACCACGGTACGCATGCGCGGTGGCCGCATGAGCCTGACCGATGGCCCGTTCGCCGAGACCAAAGAGCAGCTTGCGGGTTTTTACCTGGTCGATGCCCGCGATCTCAACGAGGCATTGAACATTGCCAAAGGCATCCCGGCCGCACGGGTCGGCAGCGTTGAGGTAAGGCCCGTGCGCGAACTGCAACCCTGA
- a CDS encoding LysE family translocator produces MPFSNGFLLSLSLCLDIGVANIAMITLAMQRGFLQGFWLGLGTCVGDLVYAIAALAGMTVLLQFESVRWALWLGGSALLVWFALKMLLAAWRGGHMEARSEVVAESAWREFMRGIFLAMSSPTAILWFAAVGGVLISRSGGGSLLEAGLFLSGFFAAGLVWCLSLCGIASHGGRLLGDRLLTWSYLLSAAIFCYFAVYVIVSGYREFILASPGA; encoded by the coding sequence ATGCCTTTCTCCAACGGTTTCCTCCTCAGCCTGTCCCTGTGTCTTGATATCGGTGTGGCTAATATCGCCATGATCACCCTGGCCATGCAGCGCGGTTTCCTGCAAGGCTTCTGGCTCGGCCTGGGCACGTGTGTCGGTGACCTGGTGTACGCAATTGCAGCGCTGGCCGGCATGACCGTGTTGCTGCAGTTCGAGAGCGTGCGCTGGGCCTTGTGGCTGGGTGGTTCGGCGCTGCTGGTGTGGTTCGCGCTGAAGATGCTGCTGGCGGCCTGGCGTGGCGGGCATATGGAAGCGCGCAGCGAGGTGGTGGCGGAATCGGCCTGGCGCGAATTCATGCGCGGTATCTTCCTGGCCATGTCGTCGCCCACCGCCATTCTATGGTTCGCCGCCGTCGGTGGCGTGCTGATTTCCCGCTCCGGTGGCGGTAGCCTGCTGGAGGCCGGTTTGTTTCTCAGCGGCTTTTTCGCCGCAGGGCTGGTCTGGTGCCTGAGCCTTTGCGGCATCGCCAGCCATGGTGGGCGTTTGCTCGGTGACCGTTTGCTGACGTGGTCATACCTGCTCTCGGCAGCGATTTTCTGTTATTTCGCGGTGTACGTGATCGTTTCGGGCTATCGCGAATTCATACTGGCCAGCCCGGGCGCGTAG
- the fadD2 gene encoding long-chain-fatty-acid--CoA ligase FadD2, with amino-acid sequence MQADFWNDKRPAGVPSTIDIHAYTSVVEVFERSCKRFADRPAFSNLGKTLTYGELDRLSAAFAAWLQQHTNLVPGDRIAVQMPNVLQYPIAVFGALRAGLIVVNTNPLYTEREMRHQFKDAGARALVYLNMFGKRVQEVLPDTGIEYLIEAKMGDLLPMAKGWLINTVVDKVKKMVPAYHLPQAISFKQALREGAALSHKPVTLSLDDIAVLQYTGGTTGLAKGAMLTHGNLVANMLQVLACFSQHGPDGQKLIKEGQEVMIAPLPLYHIYAFTANCMCMMVTGNHNVLITNPRDIPGFIKELGKWRFTALLGLNTLFVALMDHPGFRQLDFSALKVTNSGGTALVKATAERWESLTGCRIVEGYGLTETSPVASTNPYGELARLGTVGIPVADTAFKVIDDEGNELPLGERGELCIKGPQVMKGYWQQPEATAQTLDADGWLKTGDIAVIDPDGFTRIVDRKKDMIIVSGFNVYPNEIEDVIMGHPKVANCAAIGVPDERSGEAVKLFVVAREGGLSVDELKAYCKANLTGYKVPKHIVLRESLPMTPVGKILRRELRDIA; translated from the coding sequence ATGCAAGCCGACTTCTGGAATGACAAGCGCCCGGCGGGCGTGCCTTCCACCATCGATATCCATGCGTACACCTCGGTCGTCGAGGTTTTCGAGCGCTCCTGCAAGCGCTTCGCCGACCGCCCGGCGTTCAGCAACCTGGGCAAGACCCTGACCTATGGCGAACTCGACCGCCTTTCGGCGGCCTTTGCTGCCTGGCTGCAGCAGCATACCAACCTGGTGCCGGGTGACCGCATCGCCGTACAGATGCCCAACGTGCTGCAGTATCCCATTGCGGTGTTCGGCGCCCTGCGCGCCGGGCTGATCGTGGTCAACACCAACCCGCTTTACACCGAGCGTGAAATGCGCCACCAGTTCAAAGATGCCGGTGCCCGCGCCCTGGTGTACCTGAACATGTTCGGCAAGCGGGTCCAGGAGGTGCTGCCCGATACCGGCATCGAATACCTGATCGAGGCGAAGATGGGCGACCTGTTGCCCATGGCCAAGGGCTGGTTGATCAACACCGTGGTCGACAAGGTAAAGAAAATGGTCCCGGCCTATCATCTGCCGCAGGCCATCTCGTTCAAGCAGGCACTGCGCGAGGGCGCGGCGCTGAGCCACAAGCCGGTAACGCTGAGCCTCGACGACATCGCCGTGCTGCAGTACACCGGCGGCACCACGGGCCTGGCCAAGGGCGCCATGCTCACCCACGGCAACCTGGTGGCCAACATGCTGCAGGTGCTGGCGTGCTTTTCGCAGCATGGCCCGGACGGGCAGAAGCTGATCAAGGAAGGCCAGGAGGTGATGATCGCGCCGCTGCCGCTCTACCACATCTATGCCTTTACCGCGAACTGCATGTGCATGATGGTCACCGGCAACCATAATGTGTTGATCACCAACCCGCGCGATATCCCTGGCTTCATCAAGGAACTGGGCAAATGGCGGTTCACCGCACTGTTGGGGTTGAACACCCTGTTCGTGGCGCTGATGGATCACCCGGGCTTCAGGCAGCTGGATTTCTCGGCGCTCAAGGTGACCAACTCTGGCGGTACGGCACTGGTCAAGGCCACCGCCGAACGTTGGGAGAGCCTGACCGGCTGCCGCATTGTCGAGGGCTACGGCCTGACAGAGACTTCGCCAGTGGCCAGCACCAACCCTTATGGCGAGCTGGCACGCCTGGGTACCGTGGGCATACCGGTTGCAGACACCGCGTTCAAGGTGATCGATGATGAGGGCAATGAACTGCCGCTCGGTGAGCGGGGCGAGTTGTGCATAAAGGGCCCGCAGGTGATGAAGGGGTACTGGCAGCAACCCGAGGCTACGGCGCAGACCCTGGATGCCGATGGCTGGCTGAAAACCGGCGACATTGCAGTGATCGACCCGGACGGCTTCACGCGTATCGTCGACCGCAAGAAGGACATGATCATCGTCTCGGGCTTCAACGTGTACCCCAACGAAATCGAAGACGTGATCATGGGTCACCCGAAGGTGGCCAACTGCGCCGCCATCGGCGTGCCGGACGAGCGTTCGGGCGAGGCCGTCAAACTGTTCGTGGTGGCCCGTGAGGGCGGGCTCAGCGTCGATGAACTCAAGGCCTACTGCAAGGCCAACCTCACAGGTTACAAAGTGCCCAAGCACATCGTGCTGCGCGAGTCGTTGCCGATGACACCGGTGGGCAAGATCCTGCGTCGCGAACTGCGCGACATCGCGTAA
- a CDS encoding MaoC family dehydratase, whose product MTQVTNTPYEALEVGQKASYEKSVEERDIQLFAAMSGDHNPVHLDAEFAAKSMFRERIAHGMFSGALISAAVACTLPGPGTIYLGQKMSFQKPVKIGDTLTVRLEILEKLPKFKVRIATNVYNQNDELVVEGEAEILAPRKQQTVELVSPPNFVAS is encoded by the coding sequence ATGACCCAGGTCACCAACACGCCTTACGAAGCTCTAGAAGTCGGCCAGAAGGCCAGTTACGAAAAGTCTGTGGAAGAACGCGACATCCAGCTGTTCGCCGCGATGTCCGGTGACCACAACCCGGTGCACCTGGATGCCGAATTCGCCGCCAAGAGCATGTTCCGTGAGCGCATTGCCCATGGCATGTTCAGCGGCGCGCTGATCAGCGCGGCAGTAGCCTGCACCCTGCCCGGCCCCGGCACCATCTACCTGGGCCAGAAGATGAGCTTCCAGAAGCCGGTGAAAATCGGCGACACCCTGACCGTGCGCCTGGAAATCCTCGAGAAGCTGCCCAAGTTCAAAGTGCGCATCGCCACCAACGTGTACAACCAGAACGATGAGCTGGTTGTAGAGGGCGAGGCAGAGATCCTGGCGCCGCGCAAGCAGCAGACGGTAGAGCTGGTATCGCCGCCCAATTTTGTCGCAAGCTGA
- a CDS encoding YybH family protein — MRELIERWMQAVRDRDIPGITAPYADDIVAFDAIKELQFKGKAVYQAHWEMCMGFCTGPMTFELAELTVYADGELGLAHWLNRCGPSDDESQCGFMRVTVGYRKTAGLWRVIHEHWSAPFDVETQKALFDLKP; from the coding sequence ATCCGTGAACTGATCGAACGCTGGATGCAAGCGGTGCGTGATCGTGACATCCCAGGTATCACCGCCCCCTATGCCGACGACATCGTCGCCTTCGATGCGATCAAGGAACTGCAGTTCAAGGGCAAGGCCGTGTACCAGGCACATTGGGAAATGTGCATGGGCTTTTGCACCGGCCCGATGACTTTCGAGTTGGCCGAACTCACGGTGTACGCCGATGGCGAGCTGGGCCTGGCCCATTGGCTCAACCGCTGCGGTCCGTCGGATGACGAAAGCCAGTGCGGTTTCATGCGTGTCACCGTTGGCTATCGCAAGACCGCTGGCCTGTGGCGGGTCATCCATGAACACTGGTCTGCGCCTTTCGACGTGGAAACCCAGAAAGCGCTGTTTGATCTCAAACCCTGA
- a CDS encoding RNA polymerase sigma factor, with product MATLVQVRAEIEGVYRRDSRRILATLIRLLGDFDLAEEAMHDAFFIAVERWQRDGIPQNPRAWLVSTGRFKAIDAVRRRARFDRSQADLIMLIEGQGQDPSDEELLADDRLRLIFTCCHPALAADAQVPLTLREVCDLTTEQIARAFLQSPAAIAQRIVRAKAKIRDARIPYQVPELHELPERLESVLRVIYLVFNEGYSASSGEALVQQALSDEAIRLGRLLVQLLPDPEAVGLLALMLLQASRQHARSDAQGNLVLLEQQDRSLWDGAQISEGCELVQLALRSRAFGAYTVQAAIAAVHAEAASASETDWAQIVGLYDVLQRHWPSAVVALNRAVALAKRDGPQVGLAQVETILATGELRDYHLAHAARAELHYQLGQIEEARAAWRQALELTRQAPERRHIEGKLQALE from the coding sequence ATGGCAACGCTGGTGCAGGTACGCGCCGAGATCGAGGGGGTTTACCGCCGGGACTCGCGGCGTATCCTGGCGACGCTAATCCGCCTGCTGGGGGATTTCGACCTGGCAGAGGAGGCCATGCATGATGCCTTCTTCATTGCCGTCGAGCGCTGGCAGCGCGACGGTATCCCCCAAAATCCACGTGCATGGCTGGTGTCGACCGGCCGTTTCAAGGCCATTGACGCGGTGCGGCGCCGTGCGCGTTTCGACCGTTCGCAGGCTGACCTGATCATGCTCATCGAGGGCCAGGGGCAAGACCCCAGTGATGAGGAGTTGCTCGCCGACGATCGCCTGCGGCTGATCTTCACGTGCTGCCACCCGGCTCTGGCTGCCGATGCGCAGGTGCCTTTGACGTTGCGCGAAGTCTGTGACCTGACCACTGAGCAGATCGCCCGTGCCTTCCTGCAGAGCCCGGCGGCCATTGCCCAACGCATTGTGCGCGCCAAGGCCAAGATCCGCGACGCACGCATTCCTTATCAGGTGCCGGAGCTGCACGAATTGCCTGAGCGCCTGGAAAGCGTGTTGCGGGTGATTTACCTGGTGTTCAACGAGGGCTATTCGGCGTCTTCTGGTGAGGCTTTGGTACAGCAGGCGTTGAGTGACGAAGCGATTCGCCTCGGTCGCTTGCTGGTGCAGTTGTTACCGGACCCGGAGGCGGTCGGTTTGCTGGCGCTGATGTTGCTGCAGGCGTCACGCCAGCACGCGCGTAGCGATGCCCAAGGCAATCTGGTGCTGCTCGAGCAGCAGGATCGCAGCCTGTGGGACGGTGCGCAAATCAGCGAAGGTTGTGAATTGGTGCAGCTGGCGTTGCGCAGCCGCGCGTTCGGTGCCTATACGGTGCAGGCGGCGATTGCAGCGGTGCATGCGGAGGCGGCGAGCGCCAGTGAAACGGACTGGGCGCAGATTGTCGGCCTTTACGATGTGCTGCAGCGGCATTGGCCATCCGCAGTGGTTGCACTCAACCGAGCGGTGGCATTGGCCAAGCGGGATGGCCCGCAGGTCGGGTTGGCGCAGGTTGAAACAATTCTGGCGACTGGCGAGTTGCGCGACTATCACCTGGCGCATGCGGCAAGGGCGGAGCTGCATTACCAGTTGGGTCAGATAGAAGAGGCCCGTGCGGCCTGGCGCCAGGCGCTGGAGTTGACGCGTCAGGCGCCGGAACGGCGGCATATCGAGGGAAAGCTGCAGGCGTTGGAATGA
- the fadD1 gene encoding long-chain-fatty-acid--CoA ligase FadD1 → MIDHFWKDKYPAGITAEINPDEFPNIQAVLKQSCQRFADKPAFSNLGKTITYGELYALSGAFAAWLQQHTDLKPGDRIAVQLPNVLQYPVAVFGAMRAGLIVVNTNPLYTAREMEHQFNDSGAKALVCLANMAHLAEKVVPKTQVRHVIVTEVADLLPPLKRLLINSVIKYVKKMVPAYNLPKAVRFNDTLALGKGQPVAEANPQANDVAVLQYTGGTTGVAKGAMLTHRNLVANMLQCRALMGSNLQEGCEILITPLPLYHIYAFTFHCMAMMLIGNHNVLISNPRDLPAMVKELGKWKFSGFVGLNTLFVALCNNEAFRALDFSALKITLSGGMALQLSVAERWKAVTGCAICEGYGMTETSPVAAVNPSEANQVGTIGIPVPSTLCKVIDDSGSELPLGEVGELCVKGPQVMKGYWQREDATAEILDSDGWLKTGDIALIQPDGYMRIVDRKKDMILVSGFNVYPNELEDVLAALPGVLQCAAIGVPDEKSGELIKVFIVVKPGMTVTKEQVMEHMRANVTGYKVPRYIEFRDALPTTNVGKILRRELRDEELKKQGLKKIA, encoded by the coding sequence ATGATCGACCATTTTTGGAAGGATAAATACCCAGCCGGGATTACGGCGGAAATCAATCCTGACGAATTTCCCAATATCCAGGCGGTACTCAAGCAATCCTGCCAGCGCTTTGCCGACAAACCGGCCTTTAGCAACCTGGGCAAGACCATCACCTACGGCGAGTTGTATGCCCTGTCGGGCGCTTTTGCGGCCTGGCTGCAGCAGCACACCGACCTCAAACCGGGTGATCGCATTGCCGTCCAGCTGCCGAATGTCCTGCAGTACCCGGTAGCGGTGTTCGGCGCCATGCGCGCCGGGCTGATCGTAGTCAACACCAACCCGCTGTACACCGCGCGTGAGATGGAACACCAGTTCAACGACTCCGGTGCCAAGGCCTTGGTATGCCTGGCCAACATGGCTCACTTGGCCGAGAAGGTTGTACCCAAGACCCAGGTCAGGCACGTCATCGTCACTGAAGTGGCGGACCTGTTGCCACCGCTCAAGCGCCTGCTGATCAACAGCGTGATCAAGTACGTGAAGAAGATGGTGCCGGCCTACAACCTGCCGAAGGCCGTGCGCTTCAACGATACCCTGGCGCTGGGCAAGGGCCAGCCGGTGGCCGAGGCCAACCCGCAAGCCAATGATGTGGCCGTGCTGCAGTACACCGGCGGCACCACAGGTGTGGCCAAGGGCGCAATGCTGACGCACCGCAACCTGGTGGCCAACATGCTGCAGTGCCGGGCGCTGATGGGTTCGAACCTGCAAGAAGGTTGCGAGATCCTCATCACGCCGCTGCCGCTGTACCACATCTATGCCTTTACCTTCCATTGCATGGCGATGATGCTGATCGGCAACCATAACGTGCTGATCAGCAACCCGCGTGACTTGCCGGCAATGGTCAAGGAGCTGGGCAAGTGGAAATTCAGCGGCTTCGTCGGCCTCAACACCCTGTTCGTTGCCCTGTGCAACAACGAGGCGTTCCGTGCGCTGGACTTCTCGGCATTGAAGATCACCTTGTCCGGTGGCATGGCGCTGCAACTGAGCGTGGCCGAGCGCTGGAAAGCCGTCACCGGTTGCGCCATCTGCGAAGGCTATGGCATGACCGAGACCAGCCCGGTAGCGGCGGTCAATCCGTCCGAAGCCAATCAGGTCGGCACCATCGGTATCCCGGTGCCCTCGACCCTGTGCAAGGTCATCGATGACAGTGGCAGCGAACTGCCATTGGGCGAGGTGGGCGAGCTGTGCGTCAAGGGGCCGCAGGTGATGAAAGGCTACTGGCAGCGTGAAGATGCCACCGCCGAGATCCTCGACAGTGACGGCTGGCTGAAGACCGGGGACATTGCCCTGATCCAGCCGGATGGCTACATGCGCATCGTTGACCGCAAGAAGGACATGATCCTGGTCTCGGGCTTCAATGTGTATCCCAACGAGCTGGAGGACGTACTGGCTGCCCTGCCGGGTGTGCTGCAGTGCGCTGCGATCGGGGTGCCGGACGAAAAGTCGGGCGAACTGATCAAGGTGTTCATTGTGGTCAAGCCGGGCATGACCGTCACCAAGGAGCAGGTGATGGAGCACATGCGTGCCAACGTCACCGGCTACAAGGTGCCGCGTTACATCGAGTTCCGCGATGCGCTGCCAACGACCAACGTGGGCAAGATCCTGCGCCGCGAGTTGCGTGATGAAGAGCTGAAAAAGCAGGGTTTGAAGAAGATCGCCTGA
- a CDS encoding alpha/beta hydrolase, producing the protein MPYDAFWLPASEHCSLYVHQWLPATPVKAVVLLAHGMAEHAGRYQHLGQTLSAAGYALLAPDLRGHGRTAELGGLGLFARQYGWNAVVNDLALLTQHIGQQFPCTPLFLFGHSMGSYIAQAYLMHHSGSVHGAILSGSNFQPPALYRMARLIARLEAWRQGPLGKSALIEWLSFGSFNKSFKPTRTAFDWLSRNPEEVDKYVSDPLCGFRCSNQLWLDLLLGLAQISQAKNLAQIDPNLPLLVIGGECDPVSAGKRLTHLADALRATGNRHVQLRVYPQARHEVLNELNRDEVTADILAWLEQALALGRPARSE; encoded by the coding sequence ATGCCTTACGACGCCTTCTGGCTGCCGGCCAGCGAGCATTGCAGCCTGTACGTGCACCAATGGCTGCCGGCCACGCCGGTCAAGGCCGTAGTGCTGCTGGCGCATGGCATGGCCGAACATGCCGGGCGCTACCAGCACCTGGGCCAAACGCTGAGCGCTGCCGGCTATGCGCTGCTGGCTCCGGACCTGCGCGGCCACGGCCGTACAGCTGAGCTGGGCGGCCTCGGCCTGTTCGCCCGGCAATATGGCTGGAATGCCGTGGTCAACGACCTGGCCCTGCTCACGCAGCACATCGGCCAGCAGTTCCCCTGCACACCGCTGTTCCTGTTCGGCCACAGCATGGGCAGCTATATCGCCCAGGCTTACCTGATGCATCACAGTGGCAGCGTGCACGGGGCGATCCTCAGTGGCTCCAATTTCCAGCCGCCGGCGCTGTATCGCATGGCGCGCCTGATCGCCCGGCTGGAGGCCTGGCGCCAAGGGCCCCTGGGCAAGAGTGCGCTGATCGAATGGCTGTCGTTCGGCTCGTTCAACAAATCGTTCAAACCCACCCGTACCGCCTTCGACTGGCTCAGCCGCAACCCTGAAGAGGTGGATAAATACGTCAGCGACCCGCTGTGCGGTTTTCGCTGCAGCAACCAGTTGTGGTTAGACTTGCTGCTCGGCCTGGCGCAGATCAGCCAGGCGAAGAACCTCGCGCAGATCGATCCGAACCTGCCGCTACTGGTGATTGGCGGTGAATGTGATCCGGTGAGTGCCGGCAAGCGTCTCACCCATCTGGCCGACGCCCTGCGCGCGACCGGCAATCGACATGTACAACTGCGCGTCTACCCCCAGGCGCGGCACGAAGTGCTCAATGAACTCAATCGGGACGAGGTCACCGCCGATATACTCGCGTGGCTGGAGCAGGCGCTGGCCCTTGGCCGCCCTGCCCGCAGTGAATGA
- a CDS encoding glutamine synthetase family protein: protein MHFAPVEHARRFLAENPDIELFELFILDANGVPRGKLLHRDELLAVYQSGRPLPSTILGLTLNGDDVENSGLVWDVGDIDCRAYPMEGSLVRLPWRRVPTAAVQVSMHPSEGLPASVADPRHVLLRTIDALKADGYHPVMACELEFFLLDQQRDAQGRPQPALDNDGGRPRSTQVYGLRELEQIEPFLADLYAACKAQGIPARTAISEYAPGQVEITLEHGDALEAMDQAVRYKRLVKGVAHAHGMQACFMAKPFAQLAGTGMHMHLSLADSAGNNLFASEDKAGTPLLRQAVAGMLRHLRDSLLLFCPNANSFRRFQANSYAPLAPTWGVDNRTVSLRVPGGPANSRHVEHRICGADANPYLAAAAILAASHRGIREQLDPGTPVEGNGYAQATEHLPTDWLTALDALERSAWAREALGADFLGVYLKVKRAEYRQFMAEVSEQDWRWYLHQA, encoded by the coding sequence TACCAGAGCGGCCGCCCGCTGCCCAGTACCATCCTGGGCCTGACCCTCAACGGCGATGACGTGGAAAACTCCGGGCTGGTCTGGGACGTCGGCGACATCGACTGCCGCGCCTACCCCATGGAGGGCAGCCTGGTGCGCCTGCCGTGGCGCCGCGTGCCGACCGCCGCCGTGCAAGTCAGCATGCACCCCAGCGAAGGCCTGCCGGCCAGTGTCGCCGACCCGCGCCATGTGCTGTTGCGCACCATCGACGCGCTCAAGGCCGATGGCTACCACCCGGTAATGGCATGCGAGCTGGAGTTCTTCCTGCTCGACCAGCAGCGTGACGCCCAGGGCCGTCCTCAACCGGCTCTGGACAACGACGGCGGCCGCCCGCGCAGCACCCAGGTGTATGGCCTGCGTGAGCTGGAGCAGATAGAGCCGTTTCTCGCCGACCTTTACGCGGCCTGCAAAGCCCAGGGCATCCCGGCCCGCACGGCGATTTCGGAGTACGCCCCCGGCCAGGTGGAAATCACCCTGGAGCATGGCGATGCCCTGGAAGCGATGGACCAGGCCGTGCGCTACAAGCGCTTGGTCAAAGGCGTGGCGCACGCCCACGGCATGCAGGCGTGCTTCATGGCCAAACCCTTTGCGCAACTGGCCGGCACCGGCATGCACATGCACCTGAGCCTGGCCGACAGCGCCGGCAACAACCTGTTCGCCAGCGAAGACAAGGCCGGCACCCCGCTGCTACGCCAAGCGGTTGCCGGCATGCTGCGCCACCTGCGCGACTCGCTGCTGCTGTTCTGCCCCAACGCCAACTCGTTCCGTCGTTTCCAGGCCAACAGCTATGCACCGCTGGCGCCAACCTGGGGTGTCGACAACCGCACAGTCAGCTTGCGCGTGCCCGGCGGGCCGGCCAACAGCCGCCATGTCGAACACCGCATCTGTGGCGCCGACGCCAACCCGTACCTGGCCGCTGCGGCGATTCTCGCTGCCAGCCACCGCGGCATCCGCGAGCAACTCGACCCGGGTACTCCGGTCGAAGGCAACGGCTATGCCCAGGCCACCGAGCACCTGCCCACCGACTGGCTGACTGCCCTCGACGCACTGGAGCGTTCGGCGTGGGCACGCGAAGCACTCGGTGCGGACTTTCTCGGGGTGTACCTGAAGGTCAAGCGCGCCGAGTATCGCCAGTTCATGGCCGAAGTCAGCGAACAGGACTGGCGCTGGTACCTGCACCAGGCCTGA
- a CDS encoding SRPBCC family protein, giving the protein MSLAQPAQAQHELAISRLIDAPPAKVFRAWTEPHWLMQWWGPHGMTTPECEMQLWVGGLFRTLMRAPDGTDYPTQGVFLEIAAPRRLVFTDAFGPGWVPSAKAFMTAVVTFDEEHGKTRYTARAWHWSAADCTAHEEMGFHQGWGESLDRLVEVVTQRMPD; this is encoded by the coding sequence ATGAGCCTTGCCCAACCTGCGCAAGCGCAACACGAGTTGGCCATCAGCCGCCTGATCGACGCCCCGCCCGCCAAGGTGTTCCGTGCCTGGACCGAACCCCATTGGCTGATGCAGTGGTGGGGGCCGCATGGCATGACCACGCCGGAATGTGAAATGCAGCTCTGGGTCGGCGGCCTGTTTCGCACCTTGATGCGCGCCCCCGACGGTACCGACTACCCCACCCAGGGTGTGTTCCTGGAGATCGCCGCGCCACGTCGGCTGGTGTTCACCGATGCGTTCGGGCCAGGCTGGGTGCCGTCTGCCAAGGCCTTCATGACCGCAGTGGTGACCTTTGACGAGGAACACGGCAAGACCCGTTATACCGCACGCGCCTGGCACTGGAGCGCTGCCGACTGCACGGCCCATGAAGAAATGGGTTTTCACCAGGGGTGGGGAGAAAGCCTGGACCGCCTGGTGGAGGTGGTGACCCAGCGGATGCCGGACTGA
- a CDS encoding NAD(P)/FAD-dependent oxidoreductase: MNAAVNNGPAQRAPSYYSASLNDHTQYPQLKGTVQVDVAIIGGGFTGVATAVELAERGLKVAVVETNRIGWGASGRNGGQVTGSLSGDEAMRTQMRDRLGSEVDDFIWHLRWRGHQIIEQRVERYGIDCDLKRGHLHAAMKPSHLNELRAFEAEAQRRGMGDQVHMLDRNAVAEHLQSPLYLGALKNLRNLHLHPLNLCLGEARAAHALGALIFENSEVLDIVHGPRPAVVTAQGRIEARQVMLAGDVYHKLEKRQLKGKIFPAMGGIVTTAPLGELAEQINPQDLAVYDCRFVLDYYRLTADKRLLFGGGANYSGKDSRDIAGELRPCIERTFPALKGVPIEFQWSCAMGIVVNRIPQLGKLSDNVWYCQGYSGHGIATSHIMGEIMAEALTGTLEKFDTFAGCKHIKVPMGDLLGNPLLAAGMWYYQMLEKLR; the protein is encoded by the coding sequence ATGAACGCAGCAGTGAACAACGGCCCGGCCCAGCGCGCGCCGTCCTACTACAGTGCCTCCCTCAACGACCACACGCAGTACCCGCAGCTCAAGGGCACCGTGCAGGTCGACGTAGCCATTATCGGCGGCGGTTTCACCGGCGTAGCCACCGCCGTGGAGCTGGCCGAGCGCGGCCTGAAGGTGGCGGTGGTGGAAACCAACCGCATCGGCTGGGGCGCCAGCGGCCGTAACGGCGGCCAGGTTACCGGCAGCCTCTCGGGCGACGAAGCCATGCGCACGCAGATGCGCGACCGCCTGGGCAGCGAAGTGGATGACTTTATCTGGCACCTGCGCTGGCGCGGGCACCAGATCATTGAGCAGCGGGTCGAGCGCTATGGCATCGATTGTGACCTCAAGCGCGGCCACCTGCATGCAGCGATGAAACCGTCACACCTCAACGAGCTGCGCGCCTTCGAAGCCGAAGCGCAGCGCCGCGGCATGGGTGACCAGGTGCACATGCTCGACCGCAACGCGGTTGCCGAGCACCTGCAAAGCCCGTTGTACCTGGGTGCGCTGAAAAACCTGCGCAACCTGCACCTGCACCCGCTCAATCTGTGCCTGGGCGAGGCGCGTGCAGCCCATGCACTGGGCGCGCTGATCTTCGAGAATTCCGAAGTGCTGGACATCGTGCACGGCCCGCGCCCTGCAGTGGTCACTGCCCAAGGCCGAATCGAAGCACGCCAGGTGATGCTGGCCGGCGACGTTTACCACAAACTGGAAAAGCGTCAGCTCAAGGGCAAGATCTTCCCCGCCATGGGTGGCATCGTCACCACCGCGCCGCTGGGTGAACTGGCCGAACAGATCAACCCCCAGGACCTGGCGGTGTACGACTGCCGTTTCGTCCTCGACTACTACCGCCTCACTGCCGACAAACGCCTGCTGTTCGGCGGCGGCGCCAACTATTCGGGCAAGGATTCACGTGATATCGCAGGTGAACTGCGCCCGTGCATCGAGCGCACCTTCCCGGCCCTCAAAGGGGTGCCGATCGAGTTCCAGTGGAGCTGCGCGATGGGTATCGTGGTCAACCGCATACCGCAGCTGGGCAAGCTTTCGGACAACGTCTGGTACTGCCAGGGCTATTCGGGGCACGGCATCGCCACCAGCCACATCATGGGCGAAATCATGGCCGAGGCGCTGACCGGGACACTGGAGAAGTTCGATACCTTTGCCGGGTGCAAGCACATCAAGGTGCCGATGGGGGACCTGCTGGGTAATCCGCTGTTGGCGGCGGGGATGTGGTACTACCAGATGCTGGAAAAACTGCGCTGA